A genomic stretch from Theobroma cacao cultivar B97-61/B2 chromosome 4, Criollo_cocoa_genome_V2, whole genome shotgun sequence includes:
- the LOC18602069 gene encoding 30S ribosomal protein 3, chloroplastic isoform X1 yields MHRNISKVENCFLPWLSDSPLKLKILTKKMLVTTSLQTYLKPPFKTLTSFPSQNPTLFLLKPLTVSPKTSNFAKPIISPQVKAKAQVLSDELPLDDSPSESSSYKEKLGVVVKPLEKPRVVLKFIWMEKDIGIALDQVIPGHGTIPLSPYYFWPRKDAWEELKVLLENKPWISHMQRIHLLNQATDIINLWQTSGGKPMSIIFELRIII; encoded by the exons ATGCATAGAAACATAAGCAAAGTAGAAAATTGCTTCCTGCCTTGGTTGTCTGATTCTCCCCTGAAACTGAAAATACTTACGAAAAAGATGTTGGTAACAACATCTCTCCAAACATACCTAAAACCCCCCTTTAAAACCTTGACTTCATTCCCTTCCCAAAATCCAACCTTGTTCCTTCTTAAACCTCTTACTGTTTCTCCCAAAACCTCAAATTTTGCTAAACCGATAATCTCTCCACAAGTCAAAGCTAAAGCTCAGGTTCTCTCAGATGAACTGCCTCTGGATGATTCCCCTTCTGAATCTTCTTCTTATAAAGAG AAGCTTGGAGTGGTGGTGAAGCCATTGGAAAAGCCAAGGGTAGTGTTGAAGTTTATATGGATGGAAAAAGACATAGGGATAGCACTTGACCAAGTGATACCAGGGCATGGTACAATCCCTTTGAGTCCATACTATTTTTGGCCCAGGAAAGATGCTTGGGAAGAGCTCAAGGTTTTGCTTGAAAACAAGCCCTGGATATCTCACATGCAAAGGATACACCTTCTCAATCAAGCTACTGATATTATCAATTTGTGGCAGACAAGTGGTG GCAAACCAATGAGTATTATCTTTGAGCTCAGAATCATCATCTAA
- the LOC18602069 gene encoding 30S ribosomal protein 3, chloroplastic isoform X2 — MHRNISKVENCFLPWLSDSPLKLKILTKKMLVTTSLQTYLKPPFKTLTSFPSQNPTLFLLKPLTVSPKTSNFAKPIISPQVKAKAQVLSDELPLDDSPSESSSYKEKLGVVVKPLEKPRVVLKFIWMEKDIGIALDQVIPGHGTIPLSPYYFWPRKDAWEELKVLLENKPWISHMQRIHLLNQATDIINLWQTSGGSFLQANQ; from the exons ATGCATAGAAACATAAGCAAAGTAGAAAATTGCTTCCTGCCTTGGTTGTCTGATTCTCCCCTGAAACTGAAAATACTTACGAAAAAGATGTTGGTAACAACATCTCTCCAAACATACCTAAAACCCCCCTTTAAAACCTTGACTTCATTCCCTTCCCAAAATCCAACCTTGTTCCTTCTTAAACCTCTTACTGTTTCTCCCAAAACCTCAAATTTTGCTAAACCGATAATCTCTCCACAAGTCAAAGCTAAAGCTCAGGTTCTCTCAGATGAACTGCCTCTGGATGATTCCCCTTCTGAATCTTCTTCTTATAAAGAG AAGCTTGGAGTGGTGGTGAAGCCATTGGAAAAGCCAAGGGTAGTGTTGAAGTTTATATGGATGGAAAAAGACATAGGGATAGCACTTGACCAAGTGATACCAGGGCATGGTACAATCCCTTTGAGTCCATACTATTTTTGGCCCAGGAAAGATGCTTGGGAAGAGCTCAAGGTTTTGCTTGAAAACAAGCCCTGGATATCTCACATGCAAAGGATACACCTTCTCAATCAAGCTACTGATATTATCAATTTGTGGCAGACAAGTGGTG GTTCATTCCTCCAGGCAAACCAATGA
- the LOC18602069 gene encoding 30S ribosomal protein 3, chloroplastic isoform X3, which translates to MHRNISKVENCFLPWLSDSPLKLKILTKKMLVTTSLQTYLKPPFKTLTSFPSQNPTLFLLKPLTVSPKTSNFAKPIISPQVKAKAQVLSDELPLDDSPSESSSYKEKLGVVVKPLEKPRVVLKFIWMEKDIGIALDQVIPGHGTIPLSPYYFWPRKDAWEELKVLLENKPWISHMQRIHLLNQATDIINLWQTSGGNLS; encoded by the exons ATGCATAGAAACATAAGCAAAGTAGAAAATTGCTTCCTGCCTTGGTTGTCTGATTCTCCCCTGAAACTGAAAATACTTACGAAAAAGATGTTGGTAACAACATCTCTCCAAACATACCTAAAACCCCCCTTTAAAACCTTGACTTCATTCCCTTCCCAAAATCCAACCTTGTTCCTTCTTAAACCTCTTACTGTTTCTCCCAAAACCTCAAATTTTGCTAAACCGATAATCTCTCCACAAGTCAAAGCTAAAGCTCAGGTTCTCTCAGATGAACTGCCTCTGGATGATTCCCCTTCTGAATCTTCTTCTTATAAAGAG AAGCTTGGAGTGGTGGTGAAGCCATTGGAAAAGCCAAGGGTAGTGTTGAAGTTTATATGGATGGAAAAAGACATAGGGATAGCACTTGACCAAGTGATACCAGGGCATGGTACAATCCCTTTGAGTCCATACTATTTTTGGCCCAGGAAAGATGCTTGGGAAGAGCTCAAGGTTTTGCTTGAAAACAAGCCCTGGATATCTCACATGCAAAGGATACACCTTCTCAATCAAGCTACTGATATTATCAATTTGTGGCAGACAAGTGGTGGTAATTTGTCCTAG